TCCGGTGCTTGCCTCTGGGATGGGCACTCTGCTGCTGGCTCGGACTGGCCTCGTGTCATTCCTCCTCATTGCTCATGTTACACCTGCCCTTTTCCGCAGGGATGcttgaagatggaaagaaattcGACTCCTCCCGGGACAGAAACAAGCCCTTTAAGTTTGTGCTAGGCAAGCAGGAGGTGATCCGAGGCTGGGAAGAAGGGGTCGCCCAGGTATGCTCTCCTcgcctttgttttgtttcctagtgtctacttgaaatttttaaaaattatggttctGGGTAGAACATTCATAGGGTACAAAAGATGGACAAGTAAAAATTTCACTCCCAGCCCCCTCACCCAAATAACTCCTTTTATTCATGTTTCTTGTAgaacttctttctcctttttttctcctagacAGACAGAACACACACATTGTTCTGTCCTTGGCTCTTTCACTTGATCCATCTCTAATACTTTATATATCAGGACATGAAGGAGGCGGAATCTGTCCTCCTCATAGTGCTTCATAGTGTAGGTGGATCTCACAgtattgcaggttcagttccagaccatcATAATAAAGTGAATCTTGTGGCGAAACAAGTCACAAGAATTTCTTGGTTTGCCAGTATATatcaaagttatgtttacactgtacTGTAGTCTAAGTGCATAATAGCACTGCGTCTAAAAAAACAGGGCCAGTTTATTCTTGAATAATAAGGGGGTAGAGGCACCATCCTCTCCCCAtctcacccccacacccccaaacaGTTGGAAATCCATGAATAACTTTATAGTTGGCCCTCATCCAAGGATTCTCCTGGAACCGCTGATCAGGTAGCACTTTAGTACTGAAAAAAATTCGTAAGTGTACCCATGCAGTTGAAACCCATATTGTTCAAGGGCCAActatacataccttaattaaaaaatactttattaggagttcccattgtggcccagtgggttaagaacctgactagtatccatgagaatgcaggttctatccctggccttgcttagtgggttaaggatccttcctacgttgccacaggctgcagcgtatgttgcaggtgcagctcggatctggcatggctgtggtgtaggccggcagctgcagcttcagtttgactcctagcctgggaacttccatatgctgcaggtacagccctcaaaaggaagaaaaaaaaaaagaaacttaatgaCAAAAAATTCtagccatcatctgagccttcaagGGGTTGTAATCTTTTTGTAGTAGTAAAATCTATGATCACATATCACTATTCAAATGTAGtaatgaaaagtttgaaatattgcaataattaaccaaaatatgacacagagacatgaaatgagcaaatgctttggaaaaatgGAACCAGTAGACTTGACTTGACACAAAGTTactttgtttgaaaaaaaaaaaaaatgtctgtgaggcacagtaaaatgaggtatgcccGTATTTCCTTAGGTGGGTGTACTGTGATTTTTTTGACCAGTACTCTGTGGATGGccatttgggtcatttccagtACTTCagtattgtaaacagtgctgcagtgaggGCTCTTGaatggactttattttatttttacattgttgCAAGTGTTCCAACTGTTGCCATAGGCAAATCCTCAGAGATGGAGTGGGTGGTTTTCATTGGCTGTGTCCACTGAATTTGGACAGGTGGTCAGGTTGCCATCCATAGGGGTTACACACTGTGACTTGCCACCAGAGGGCTGTTCCTCACAGCTCTTCCAGCAGGGTATGTTAGTAAACTTTTGGCTTCGGGACAGTCATAGTGAGTCAAAATGTCATCTCGGTGtggttttgtttattcattctttttcagtgccctcgcagcatatggaagttcccaagttcccaggccagggagtacatctgagctggagctgcgacCTCTGCCGCAGCCGCACTGggtcagggctggggattgaaatgGTGCCTCACAGAGACGAGCTGGATCGTCTCCACAGagactgcgccacagcgggaactcccttggtgTGGTTTTAATTGGCGTTTGTCTTATTATTGACTGTAATGATAAGTCAGACCACTTCTGAGAGGTCATGCTCACGGAGAAAgtcattttgtttgctttgagTCTTTCttcacctctcccctccccgtTTGTGTAAACAGCTTTTGTTCTGCCAACTCTGCAGATTCCCAGTAGACAGTAGGGGACCCGGGGTTGCCAAATTTCAGTTGGATTTTATCCTTCCACCAAgcccaggaatttttttcttggcaCTCACCAGGTAGAGGGGTGTTTATGGCGGCCTGAGCCCCCGGGGGCCTTCATAATTGAGTGCTGCTGCCATGATGGGTAATTAGTCTGTTTCCTCTCACCAGAGAGAATTGGAGACTTAACCAATGTGGAGAGAAagatttctgtcttcctttctcttttccagagTACACGTTGCTTTACTTCCTCTATAAAAGAGCAGTGATTTATCTCCACATAAACTGCTTGCAGAAACTAAGCCATCCCACCCCTGAGTGTCTAGGTGTCTGTTCCTACACAGCTGAGGATTGGCTGTACAAAAAGGAGAGGCTCTCTGGGGCTTACTCCCTTTGGAAACCCCTCCACCTCTACCTTTCTGTCCCatcctgtcccccccaccccacgtcTGGCAGGCTCTTGGGTCTGTAGCCCATCCCCCATATCCCCTGCCAGCCATTGTCCACGCCACAACTCATCTTCCGTGGCTCTTCCAGCAGTGGAACAGTAATTATGTTATGTGTCCAAGAACCAGAGCTGCCACCGAGATAGTGTTAGCCTGTTTCACACCCAGGCTTGGTGACGCATGATGGGTGTTGGGGAGATGCCCAGTCACCCCTACGCCCAGTGTCCTTTGGGTCCGTCAGAGCACTGTCACTTGTGAGAAGTCTGGGTGGTCTGAGAGCTACAGGGAGCATCTTTTAAATCcttcacagaggagttcccattgtggcttattggtaacgaacccgaccagtgtccatgagggtggcggttctatccctggcctcactcagtgggttaaggatccagcattgccgtgagctgtgatgtaggaacagacacggctcagatctggtgtggctgtggtgtaggccagcagctgcagccacggctgtagccctaaaagacatcttttaaaaatctttcatagACTATTTCTGTAACAAATGAGTTGATggcggggtggggagaagggttgTCTTGTATCCCATTTCCCGTTATTGTTGTTCTGGTTTTCTGTCTTTACAAGTCTGCGGTCCTGCCGCATGCACTCTTTCGGCAGCTAGTTTTTTTCATCTAACGATGTATCTTGGACATCTTTCTGTGTTGGTATAGTTAAGACCACTCTGTTCTTTCCGAATATTCCCTGCATTCTCTCTGGTGGCTTAACCCATGGGGCCTATGTACCTATGAAACCACACCCCTTGCAGTGAGCATTTGGGTTGCTAGGAGAttctggaagtggaattgctgggtaaaAGTATATGATTATTTTGAAGTATATTAAGCCAGTATCCTTATAACTGTCCTTACTAGCTTGGTCCAGTGTGTCCCAGTTTCTGCAGGGAGCTGTAGGAGGTAAGCCAGCAGCTTTCTCTTCAGTCACCATCTCTTGGGCTGGGTCAGAGCCAGGAAGGCAACATGGAGACTTAAAAGCCATAGGTAGAGGGTGGACATAGAGCAGAGAACCTGCTCACTGTTCTGTTCTCCCCATAGAAAAATACTTGTGTTACTTGTGTCCTTCCAAAGGTGTTTTCTGTTTAGGCAGGTAggtacaaatatataaatacgtCCCTCTTGTTCACACAAATGGTAGCATACTGTACATGCTACTTTGTACACCAGAAAATAATACTTCTCTTTtagtttttctgtatttctgagtATGAGTATAAATatagaaagaacagaaaagtagACTAGACTTCCCCCAAATATTACTTTCtttggtgttttcttttaaagcaaaGTTTTGATCAAAATACTCCTTTTTCAAGAGTGTGCATGCCTCAAGTGACAGGCCACTGAAGGACTAGGTGGTGACACTTGTAGAGTGTTGGCTGCTCAGTCAGGTCAGGGAGACCTGGGCAGAGAAATTGAGGGCCTGACCGTTCTGTTCTGGGAGTTGagagggattttattttaatctgcTGTTGGGCCTTTGGAGCAGATGCAGGGCTCGTCCAGGCTGACTGCCTGCTTCCACGTCCTGCACTGTGGGTGCTCGGTGCCCAGGCAGCCACGCAATCACTGGAATGTCCCAGTCACACCAGCCTAGGCAGGGGACACCTTCTGAAGGAGACAGTTGAGGAGTGCCTCCAGCTCATTCATCCTTCCTTGCTCTTTTCACAGATGAGTGTGGGTCAGAGAGCCAAGCTGACTATCTCCCCAGACTATGCCTACGGTGCCACTGGGCACCCAGGCATCATCCCACCGAATGCCACTCTCGTCTTTGACGTGGAGCTTCTAAAACTGGAATGACAGGAATGGCCTCCTCCCTGCGCTCCCCATTCTTGGGTAAGGAACTTAATGCCAAGGGACCTTCCTTTACCTGTCTTTGCTCCTGCTCAGTCAGGCCCAGCATGTGATGGGCGTCAGAGAGAACCGAGAATGCCCTGTCATTCCACCTCCGCCAGCTGGCCTCAGAGTTTTGTTTTCAGTGTATACCTTGGAAAGGGATGGCCTGTGCTCTCGAAAGAGTATGTGTACCGGAGGGAGCTGGCTTTCTGGAAATATGGAAGGACAGGGGGAAGAGGGCTGAAGGGCTGTGAGTCACCCTGGCCTAGGCCTCCCCCACATGCTGCCAGAGAACTGCTGAGAGCTGCTTGCAGGGATCTTAAAGGAAAGCCCAGGGACGGAGCCAGCAAGTTACAGGTTCAGTGAGTGACCGGAGACTGCAGCCTCAGTCTGCTGGACGTGGGGGAACCAGCTGAGGGCTGTGCACGTTGGAGTCCCTGGGGAGCGTTTAAGGTTCTCTTCCTGCCCAGACCAGTTAACAGGAATCACTGGGAGTGAGGTCCAAGCCTTCAGATTCTTTAAAGCCCCCCAGTGATTTCTGTATGCAGCCGGCTTGGAGCCCCATTGATAACAGGACACTGTACTGTTAGCTGCCCTGGTGGGCTGTGCCCATCCCGCTGTCCTCAGCAACAGAAATGTAACCTTAGGTTTCAAAaaacacaatgggagttcccgttgtggctcagtgggttaagagtctgactagtatccatgaggtgtcaggttcgatccctggccttgctcagtgaattaaggatccagtgttgccgggagctgtggtgtaggtcgcagatatggctcagatccagcgttgctgtggctgtgcctatgatgtaggctggcagctgcagttctgattgaatctctagcctggaaacttccatatggcacaggtgcggccataaaaaagcaaaaaagtaaataaataaatgaaaatttaaaaaaagcaacgaAGGTAAGCGGGAAAGAGGTTGCTCACCTGGGGATCCAGCCTGAGTCCAGCTGGCCCTCCTCAGCTGGAGCAGAGGGGGCGACGTCCAAGGTGAACCTTCACGGCTATTGGGGAAGGGACTTGGTGTGGCAGCAGCCTTGTGGCTGTCCCCACTGCACACAAAAAGCCCTGAGTTGCTGGAACtcacccattttttttcccccaacagatGTGCCATGGAGGGATCTGGTGCCTCCAGACGCGCACGAGTGCGCACCGGGCTTTTGCTGGCGTCGTACTCGGCTCTGTGTAAACATCTTCCCTGACCGAGTGTGTTCTGTCACTGGCTTtgctcttcccctttctcctcgTATGTGTGTCGACCTGAACTATATGCCGTAAACCTCAAGTTActcattttagtttgttttgttttggggtgaaGATTGAGTTTCCGTCTTTTGAATCTAGAGTTCCAGTTAAGTATTAGTCAAGTATTAA
The sequence above is a segment of the Sus scrofa isolate TJ Tabasco breed Duroc chromosome 17, Sscrofa11.1, whole genome shotgun sequence genome. Coding sequences within it:
- the FKBP1A gene encoding peptidyl-prolyl cis-trans isomerase FKBP1A — protein: MGVQVETISPGDGRTFPKRGQTCVVHYTGMLEDGKKFDSSRDRNKPFKFVLGKQEVIRGWEEGVAQMSVGQRAKLTISPDYAYGATGHPGIIPPNATLVFDVELLKLE
- the FKBP1A gene encoding peptidyl-prolyl cis-trans isomerase FKBP1A isoform X1, translating into MLEDGKKFDSSRDRNKPFKFVLGKQEVIRGWEEGVAQMSVGQRAKLTISPDYAYGATGHPGIIPPNATLVFDVELLKLE